The Arachis hypogaea cultivar Tifrunner chromosome 19, arahy.Tifrunner.gnm2.J5K5, whole genome shotgun sequence genome has a window encoding:
- the LOC140182213 gene encoding uncharacterized protein yields MKKDLKVMAVRNQAPISAADNTITFLPEDCQHGTSAEDALFVISARIGTGLVRRILVDTGADSNILFRGAFDKLGLHNDNLQTHRHGVTGLGDNFLKPDGSITLPITIGTSSQKKTILSEFVVLKDSTAYNVILGRKTINDFSAVIFTKYLLMKFRTDDGSVGTIHGD; encoded by the coding sequence ATGAAGAAAGACCTCAAGGTAATGGCTGTAAGGAACCAAGCCCCAATCTCCGCGGCCGATAATACGATAACGTTCTTACCAGAAGACTGCCAACACGGCACCTCAGCCGAGGATGCCCTTTTCGTCATCTCGGCTAGAATCGGAACAGGACTCGTACGAAGGATACTGGTAGACACCGGGGCAGACTCAAACATCCTCTTTCGAGgagccttcgataaactcggaCTCCACAATGAcaacctccaaacacaccgccacggcgtcacgggactcggagacaacttTCTCAAACCAGATGGCTCAATCACACTTCCCATCACCATAGGAACGAGCAGCCAGAAGAAGACAATCCTATCTGAATTCGTAGTCTTAAAAGACTCCACAGCCTATAACGTGATCCTCGGAAGGAAAACAATCAATGACTTCTCCGCagtcatctttaccaaatacctccttATGAAATTCAGAACCGATGACGGCTCCGTCGGTACCATCCACGGGGACTGA
- the LOC112775780 gene encoding uncharacterized protein, protein MGHGGVPIYLYVIAFFCTCGAIALSLLHIYRHLLNYTEPTFQRYIVRIVFMVPVYALMSFLALVIPMGSIYFDSIREGYEAWVIYNFLSLCLAWVGGPGAVVLSLSGRILKPSWFLMTCCLPPLPLDGRFIRKCKQGCLQFVILKPILVVLTLILYEKGKYKDGNFSPTQSYLYLTIIYTISYTVALYALALFYVACRDLLQPFNPVPKFIIIKSVVFLTYWQGVLVFLAAKSGFIKDADEAAQLQNIIICVEMLLAALGHFYAFPYKEYAGANIGASRGLSASLAHALMLNDFYHDTVHQFAPTYHDYVLYNHDGDEGPRKYRSRTFVPIGPEMESVRRNKPNIASKSDDARLSGFSSDSNSPKDSGPNSGASHSGAAKSSLLVDTSNSISVPYDFTLIDLDGPSYPSANKSGNR, encoded by the exons ATGGGGCATGGAGGTGTTCCGATTTACTTATACGTCATCGCTTTCTTCTGCACATGCGGAGCTATTGCGTTGTCGCTTCTTCACATTTATAGGCACCTTCTCAATTACACCGAGCCCACTTTTCAGCGCTACATTGTTCGCATCGTCTTTATGGTTCCG GTTTATGCGCTGATGTCATTCTTGGCTCTTGTTATACCTATGGGCTCAATCTATTTTGATTCCATCCGGGAAGG ATATGAAGCTTGggttatttataattttctatcctTGTGCCTTGCATGGGTTGGTGGTCCTGGGGCGGTGGTCCTAAGTTTAAGTGGTCGGATTCTAAAGCCATCATGGTTTCTTATGACTTGTTGCTTGCCTCCTCTACCACTGGACGG GCGTTTTATACGGAAATGCAAGCAAGGCTGTTTGCAGTTTGTGATTTTGAAGCCCATTTTAGTTGTTCTTACACTCATACTTTATGAGAAGGGGAAATATAAGGATGGCAATTTCAGTCCAACTCAGTCGTACTTGTATCTTACAATCATATATACAATTTCATACACAGTGGCGCTGTATGCTCTTGCTTTGTTCTATGTGGCATGCAGGGATCTGCTTCAGCCATTCAACCCAGTACCAAAGTTTATCATAATAAAATCTGTCGTGTTCCTGACTTATTGGCAG GGCGTCTTAGTCTTTCTTGCTGCAAAGTCGGGATTCATCAAGGATGCAGATGAAGCTGCTCAACTTCAAAATATTATCATTTGTGTCGAGATGCTTCTTGCTGCTCTTGGGCACTTCTATGCATTCCCCTACAAAGAATATGCCGGTGCTAACATAGGTGCATCCCGTGGTTTGTCAGCTAGCCTCGCACATGCTTTGATGTTAAATGACTTCTACCATGACACGGTCCACCAG TTTGCACCAACGTATCATGATTACGTTCTCTATAACCATGATGGTGACGAGGGACCTAGGAAGTATCGATCCCGAACCTTTGTTCCAATTGGTCCAGAGATGGAAAGTGTTAGAAGAAACAAGCCCAACATTGCAAGCAAGTCTGATGATGCACGGCTCTCAGGTTTCTCGTCCGATAGCAACAGTCCCAAAGATTCTGGTCCCAATTCTGGTGCTTCACACTCTGGTGCCGCGAAATCTTCCTTGCTTGTTGATACGTCAAATTCTATATCTGTGCCATACGATTTTACGCTAATTGACTTGGACGGACCCAGTTACCCCTCAGCTAATAAATCTGGTAATAGGTGA